The window GATCTCCCAGGGGTGGACCGTCGTCCTGAAGGAGTCCCATTCCATCTTCGTGATCCGGTCGAGGTTCTCGACGACGTGGTGGCCGAGGACATTGCAGAGGAGTTCGTCCTCCAGCAGGTACTGGTTCGCCTCGAGGAGGGTGCCCGGCAGGGTGTCGATGCCGGCCTCCTTCCTTTCGGCCTCGGTGAGTTCGAAGATGTTCAGCTTCGTGCTCGCGGGCGGTTCGATCTTGTTCCTCACGCCGTCCATGCCCGCGGCGAGGATGCAGGCGAAGGTGAGATAGGGATTGCAGGTCGGGTCGGGGCTGCGGAGTTCCATCCTGGTGGACTTGCCGCGGGGCGCCGGGACGCGGCAGAGGGCCGTCCTGTTCGAGGCGCTCCAGGAGATATAGACCGGTGCCTCGTACCCGGGTACCAGGCGTTTGTACGAGTTGATCGTCGGGTTTGCGAGCCTGGTGATGCCGCGGATGTGCTTCAGGACGCCGCCGATGAAGTGCAGGGCCGTCTCCGAGAGCTGGAGGGGTGCGTACGGGTCATAGAAGGCGTTCTGTCCGTCCTTGAAGAGGGAACAGTTGGTGTGCATGCCGCTCCCGTTGATCCCGTAGATGGGCTTTGCCATGAAGGTGGCATGGAGGCCGCGCTGGAGGGCGATGGTCTTTGTGGCGAACTTGAAGGTGACGACATTGTCGGCGGTCTGGAGGGCAGGGCCGTACTTGAAGTCGATCTCGTGCTGGCTCTCGGCCACCTCGTGGTGGGAGGCCTCGACGGTGAAGCCCATGTCGGTCAGGGCCAGGACGATGTCCCGGCGCACGTCCTCCGCAAGGTCGGTAGGGGCGAGGTCGAAGTAGCCGCCATGGTCCT is drawn from Methanofollis sp. and contains these coding sequences:
- a CDS encoding glutamine synthetase family protein, with the protein product MPADEVSALLERIERDNVKFIRLQFSDLLGQPKNVAIPPVQAEKALTDGISFDGSSIEGFARIEESDMVLKPDPATYTLLPWRKDEGRAARFICDVYMPNKKPFEGDPRYILKQVVADAAKDGFEFNTGPELEFFLFKMVNGRPSLEFQDHGGYFDLAPTDLAEDVRRDIVLALTDMGFTVEASHHEVAESQHEIDFKYGPALQTADNVVTFKFATKTIALQRGLHATFMAKPIYGINGSGMHTNCSLFKDGQNAFYDPYAPLQLSETALHFIGGVLKHIRGITRLANPTINSYKRLVPGYEAPVYISWSASNRTALCRVPAPRGKSTRMELRSPDPTCNPYLTFACILAAGMDGVRNKIEPPASTKLNIFELTEAERKEAGIDTLPGTLLEANQYLLEDELLCNVLGHHVVENLDRITKMEWDSFRTTVHPWEIDRYFYQH